The following proteins are encoded in a genomic region of Nicotiana sylvestris chromosome 4, ASM39365v2, whole genome shotgun sequence:
- the LOC104226799 gene encoding nucleobase-ascorbate transporter 3 has protein sequence MGETHNHDHNHNHNHNHQPPPPQAAAPPAMPLGSARGPLFPPAEQLLQLHYCIHSNPSWPQTVLLAFQHYIVMLGTTVMIATVLVPQMGGGPGDKARVIQSLLFTSGVNTLLQTLFGTRLPTVMGPSFAYIISALSVINDLSDGNFRSEHQRFEHTMRAIQGSLIVSSFINIILGYGQAWGNLTRFFSPIVITPLVCVVGLGLFGRGFPQVGDCIEIGLPMLILLVISQQYMQRVHPVAQSILERFALLLCIGLIWAFAAILTVAGAYNHVKERTELSCRIDRSFLLQSAPWIKVPYPFQWGTPIFRASSVFGMMGAALVSAAESTGTFYAASRLAGATPPPAHVVSRSIGLQGLGQLFDGFFGAVVGTTASVENVGLLGLTRVGSRRVVQISTAFMIFFSIFGKFGAFFASIPLPIFAAIYCILYGIVAAIGVSFIQFANKNSMRNIYVLGISLFLGISIPQYFVMNTDIAGHGPVRTPAGWFNDILNTIFSSPPTVATIVGTFVDNTLEARHSVDDRGVPWLVPFQRRKGDSRNDEFYSYPLRINEYIPSRFL, from the exons ATGGGGGAGACTCACAATCATGACCACAACCACAACCACAACCACAACCACCAGCCACCGCCGCCACAGGCGGCGGCGCCACCAGCAATGCCACTTGGTTCTGCTAGAGGACCACTTTTCCCCCCTGCGGAGCAACTCCTTCAGCTTCACTACTGCATACACTCTAATCCTTCTTGGC CACAAACTGTTTTGCTGGCTTTTCAACACTACATAGTTATGCTTGGAACTACAGTAATGATTGCCACCGTGCTGGTACCTCAGATGGGTGGGGGTCCG GGTGACAAAGCTCGAGTTATCCAATCTTTGCTTTTCACATCAGGAGTGAATACTCTTCTGCAAACGCTTTTCGGCACAAGACTTCCCACTGTGATGGGTCCGTCATTTGCTTACATCATATCAGCCCTGTCGGTCATTAACGATCTCTCTGACGGTAATTTCAGGAGTGAGCATCAG AGATTCGAGCACACTATGAGAGCTATTCAAGGATCGTTGATAGTGTCTTCCTTTATCAACATAATACTTGGATACGGCCAAGCCTGGGGAAATCTTACAAG GTTTTTCAGTCCTATTGTCATTACACCACTTGTCTGTGTAGTAGGTCTTGGTTTGTTTGGTAGGGGCTTTCCTCAG GTGGGTGATTGTATAGAGATTGGCCTACCCATGTTAATTCTACTTGTCATTTCCCAGCAG TATATGCAACGTGTTCATCCAGTTGCCCAATCTATACTTGAAAGGTTTGCTTTGCTCTTGTGCATTGGGCTTATCTGGGCTTTTGCTGCTATTCTTACTGTTGCCGGTGCTTACAACCATGTGAAGGAGCGAACTGAGCTTAGCTGCCGAATTGACCGTTCGTTCCTCTTGCAATCGGCTCCATG GATCAAAGTCCCTTACCCTTTCCAGTGGGGGACTCCCATATTCAGAGCTAGCAGTGTTTTTGGAATGATGGGTGCTGCACTTGTCTCAGCAGCAGAG TCAACAGGAACTTTTTATGCTGCATCAAGACTTGCAGGGGCGACACCCCCGCCGGCACATGTAGTGAGTAGAAGCATCGGCCTACAG GGTCTGGGACAGCTCTTCGATGGGTTCTTTGGTGCTGTTGTTGGCACTACTGCATCTGT CGAAAATGTCGGCCTTCTTGGACTAACCCGTGTTGGGAGTAGAAGAGTTGTTCAGATTTCTACTGCTTTCATGATCTTCTTCTCTATATTTG GAAAATTTGGAGCATTCTTTGCTTCAATTCCTTTGCCCATATTTGCAGCTATCTACTGCATTTTGTATGGTATAGTTG CTGCTATTGGTGTTTCCTTCATCCAATTCGCTAACAAAAACTCCATGCGAAATATTTACGTGCTCGGAATCTCTCTATTCCTTGGTATATCTATACCCCAATACTTTGTTATGAACACAGATATTGCTGGTCATGGACCTGTTAGAACTCCAGCTGGTTGG TTCAATGACATATTGAACACGATCTTCTCTTCACCTCCTACTGTCGCAACAATTGTCGGGACGTTCGTAGACAATACGCTCGAAGCGAGACACTCGGTTGATGATAGAGGTGTTCCTTGGTTGGTTCCTTTCCAGAGGAGAAAGGGAGATAGCAGAAATGATGAGTTTTATAGTTACCCTCTTAGAATTAATGAGTACATCCCAAGTAGGTTTCTGTGA